Proteins encoded by one window of Leptospira stimsonii:
- a CDS encoding MBOAT family O-acyltransferase produces the protein MNFTTPQYFLFFAIVWCVRWLLTAIYPKRSSFVLYFLLFVSYLFYLSWDYRFGVLILFTTILDYSVGRALESQENLRNRRILLGLSLFGNLSVLGFFKYFHFFTDSFRILLSSLGFEVSEPTLRVVLPVGISFYTFQSLSYSIDVYRKEIPSERNFLHYSLFLSFFPQLVAGPIVSARILLPALRSLFSWENIPLREAIWLILVGFVKKAVIADRISVISDFAYQSPNEVSSLFAWMGVLSYSVQIYCDFSGYSDIAIGSALLLGVRLPDNFRLPYTAKSFSDFWRRWHISLSGWLREYLYIPLGGNRIGGLFTYRNLWITMILGGLWHGPSWNFVIWGFLHGTFLVLERFVRDRLRFPWMESTAARKAVDLLYQIFVILTVCLIWIFFRSRSIETSFGILKKLFSFSDGIDPTYTMQSQFLTVFFVLAFATWIGKKEESSGSFSRFRENLHWSLFAFLSALGFMIGVVLTVETKPFLYFVF, from the coding sequence ATGAATTTTACGACTCCACAGTACTTTCTTTTTTTTGCAATCGTTTGGTGTGTCCGTTGGCTCCTTACGGCGATTTATCCAAAGAGAAGTTCGTTCGTTCTCTACTTTTTGCTTTTTGTAAGTTATCTCTTTTATCTTTCCTGGGATTATCGTTTTGGCGTTTTGATCCTTTTTACGACGATTTTGGATTATTCGGTGGGTCGTGCCTTGGAGTCTCAGGAGAATCTTCGAAATCGAAGGATTCTTCTCGGTTTGTCTCTTTTCGGTAATTTATCGGTTCTTGGATTTTTTAAATACTTTCACTTTTTTACGGATTCGTTCCGGATTCTTCTTTCCTCTTTGGGTTTTGAAGTTTCGGAACCTACGTTACGAGTCGTTTTACCGGTTGGAATATCGTTTTATACGTTTCAATCTTTAAGCTACTCGATCGACGTTTATCGAAAGGAAATCCCTTCCGAAAGAAATTTCCTTCACTACTCCCTTTTTCTTTCCTTCTTTCCTCAGTTGGTCGCGGGGCCGATCGTGTCCGCGAGAATTCTTTTGCCCGCACTTCGATCTCTTTTTAGCTGGGAGAACATTCCTCTTCGAGAAGCGATCTGGCTGATCCTTGTGGGTTTCGTGAAAAAGGCGGTGATTGCGGATCGAATTTCGGTCATCTCCGATTTCGCTTATCAATCTCCGAACGAAGTCTCAAGTCTTTTTGCATGGATGGGAGTTCTTTCCTATTCCGTTCAGATCTACTGCGACTTTTCGGGTTATTCGGACATCGCCATCGGTTCGGCGCTTCTTCTTGGAGTTCGTCTTCCGGACAACTTTCGACTTCCGTATACGGCAAAGAGTTTTTCGGATTTCTGGAGGCGTTGGCATATCTCTCTTTCGGGTTGGCTTCGCGAGTATCTCTACATCCCGCTCGGAGGAAATCGAATCGGCGGTTTGTTTACGTATCGCAATCTTTGGATCACGATGATCCTCGGCGGTCTATGGCACGGTCCGAGCTGGAACTTTGTGATCTGGGGCTTTTTGCACGGAACTTTTCTTGTTTTGGAACGTTTTGTTCGGGACCGTTTGCGTTTTCCCTGGATGGAATCAACCGCCGCGCGGAAGGCAGTTGATTTGCTATATCAGATTTTCGTAATTCTTACCGTTTGTCTGATTTGGATTTTTTTTCGTTCTCGTAGTATAGAGACTTCGTTCGGAATTTTAAAAAAACTTTTCAGTTTCTCCGATGGAATCGATCCCACATACACGATGCAGTCTCAATTCTTGACCGTTTTCTTCGTTTTGGCTTTTGCGACCTGGATCGGGAAAAAGGAAGAATCTTCCGGTTCGTTTTCCCGGTTTCGCGAGAATCTTCACTGGTCGCTCTTCGCCTTTTTGAGCGCGCTCGGTTTTATGATCGGTGTCGTCCTGACGGTCGAAACAAAACCGTTTCTCTACTTTGTCTTCTGA
- a CDS encoding PP2C family protein-serine/threonine phosphatase translates to MSEELRFEVEMFLSKIKLLGWKESNPKEEFDRAEIRQTLFLFLREDMVYSLQKILSGTEFVNESFPDLTPIHREILAILKELGNYHHPHPGRDYSRISLLESWFQGLSKTWTFSLQRVVDTFQIYRWKLYSFSKDRPFTYQNPEQVIQRILSPESSGLNFTQIYDAELLLRKNFQFFLLRRIGVENRLKYLISAEILGKESDSLIQRLHEVISNQLEQLLNARQLEHEHILKEKLDLEKEFRQAEKIQKKSLHADVPGPEEKVRIEILYKPVLPVGGDFYTVRRISGTEYGIFIADISGHGIGAALFFNTLKSSFEKNSAYWERPGKLLRKINEEVYGKLNDNFITGIYLYLNVKKKTLKYANAGHNKGIIFNHIEARNKLRFLSPGGKVLGIFPRMEYKEREFKLKAGDRIAVFTDGIPETHNLDQQMLGDRELYRWLIAKKPTAEENLPLSVIQRIEKDLSTFRGDPRAEDDICLIIIDIQ, encoded by the coding sequence ATGTCAGAGGAGCTTCGATTTGAAGTGGAGATGTTTCTATCCAAGATAAAACTTTTAGGATGGAAAGAATCCAATCCAAAGGAAGAGTTCGATCGAGCTGAAATTCGACAAACTCTGTTCCTATTCTTAAGAGAAGACATGGTCTATTCTCTTCAAAAAATTCTTTCGGGAACGGAGTTCGTAAACGAGTCCTTTCCTGATCTCACTCCGATCCACAGGGAAATTCTGGCGATTCTGAAAGAATTGGGCAACTATCATCATCCGCATCCGGGGAGGGATTACTCCCGAATTTCGCTCTTAGAATCGTGGTTCCAAGGGCTTTCCAAAACATGGACGTTTTCCCTGCAAAGGGTTGTGGACACGTTCCAGATCTATCGCTGGAAACTTTATTCATTCAGCAAAGATCGTCCTTTTACGTATCAGAATCCGGAACAGGTGATCCAAAGGATTCTCTCTCCCGAAAGCTCCGGGTTAAACTTCACTCAGATCTACGATGCAGAACTTCTCTTACGTAAGAATTTTCAGTTTTTTCTTTTGAGAAGAATCGGCGTCGAAAACCGACTCAAATACCTGATTTCCGCGGAAATTCTCGGAAAAGAATCGGACTCTCTGATCCAAAGGCTTCACGAAGTCATATCAAACCAGCTCGAACAACTGCTCAATGCACGGCAGTTAGAACACGAGCACATACTCAAGGAGAAACTGGATTTAGAAAAAGAATTCCGACAGGCGGAAAAAATTCAGAAAAAATCGCTACACGCGGACGTTCCAGGGCCGGAAGAAAAAGTAAGAATCGAAATTCTCTACAAACCGGTGCTTCCTGTGGGTGGGGACTTCTACACTGTCCGCCGAATTTCCGGCACCGAATATGGAATTTTTATCGCCGACATCTCCGGTCATGGAATCGGAGCCGCGCTCTTCTTTAACACTCTCAAGTCCAGTTTCGAAAAAAACTCCGCTTATTGGGAAAGGCCTGGGAAGCTTCTCCGAAAGATCAACGAAGAGGTTTATGGCAAGTTAAACGATAATTTTATAACTGGAATCTACCTCTACCTGAATGTGAAGAAAAAGACCCTTAAATACGCCAATGCTGGGCATAATAAAGGGATTATTTTTAATCACATAGAAGCGCGAAATAAACTGCGCTTTCTCTCTCCAGGTGGAAAGGTCCTTGGGATTTTTCCAAGAATGGAATACAAAGAACGAGAATTTAAGCTTAAGGCAGGAGATCGAATCGCCGTTTTCACCGATGGAATCCCTGAAACCCACAATCTGGATCAACAAATGCTTGGGGACCGAGAGCTTTACCGCTGGCTCATCGCGAAAAAACCTACTGCTGAAGAAAATCTCCCGCTCTCAGTCATTCAAAGGATCGAAAAAGACCTTTCAACCTTTCGCGGGGATCCTCGAGCAGAAGACGATATTTGCTTAATTATAATCGATATTCAATAA
- a CDS encoding phosphatidylinositol phospholipase has protein sequence MASKVKRSSFQKLLNAMKKMSLEVNDYEICKRLETIMMTSKEDLSQVVVKSLLDNPTDFDPKTLPEPYGQYIRHFVYMVKRNRKQGIDTNFDAPSHSKTSEKQNGLSSEPPKTTAKKTSSKKAIKR, from the coding sequence ATGGCTTCCAAAGTGAAACGGTCCTCTTTTCAAAAGTTGCTCAATGCAATGAAAAAGATGTCTCTCGAAGTAAATGATTACGAAATTTGTAAACGTCTAGAGACGATTATGATGACTAGCAAAGAGGACCTGAGCCAGGTCGTAGTAAAATCTCTTTTAGACAATCCGACCGACTTTGATCCTAAAACGCTCCCGGAACCTTATGGCCAATACATAAGACATTTTGTGTATATGGTAAAAAGAAACCGAAAGCAGGGGATCGACACGAACTTTGACGCGCCGTCACATTCGAAGACTTCCGAAAAACAAAATGGGCTTTCTTCGGAGCCTCCAAAAACCACCGCAAAAAAGACTTCCTCCAAAAAAGCAATAAAACGCTAA
- a CDS encoding helix-turn-helix domain-containing protein: MLNFKHLPFVHPSLLNLLFSENSSSLRKKEDFSKAFEDWIRLSNALCGVLTFSFDQGKTLEEVSAVGYDEDGFFYSFLSRATGNLETLNRENFPLWFSAKDHDLFDSRATGCLVIGIRGESFLDGFFLAEFLEKPSDAILALWGLVAKKISESPLPDLSVLKASSSSSILRPEFPRKENVGEFLAEICEVAIVPDWLKRSSWVRILGSSGAGKKTLGKWIHRTLSPEKGILVLGFLPEQISKLEKSFEEWSRMTNSGTILIEGAQKFTSVQQKFFFKILSGESSPFRLIFTETSGPDPNEIFRPFREFLLQRTISVPEFADLNSSQKESLVRFLLEELKESLGREDLRLSEDNLAKILRMDFRNNLSGLRNLLEESILSSSGSEIGIQEKKERKDRILTIPDSEDLDLRRAVEAVERQKILLAHKLFGGNQIRMAKALGISRGSLQYKLKQLEIG, translated from the coding sequence ATGCTTAATTTTAAACATCTTCCCTTTGTGCATCCGTCTCTTCTCAATCTTTTGTTTTCCGAGAATTCTTCTTCTTTGCGTAAAAAAGAAGATTTCTCAAAAGCTTTTGAAGATTGGATTCGGCTTTCGAATGCGCTCTGCGGAGTCCTTACGTTTAGCTTTGATCAGGGCAAAACCCTGGAAGAAGTTTCCGCCGTCGGCTACGACGAAGATGGTTTTTTTTATTCCTTTTTATCCCGTGCTACGGGAAATCTGGAGACCTTGAATCGGGAAAATTTTCCCCTCTGGTTTTCCGCTAAGGATCACGATCTTTTTGATTCTCGGGCTACCGGTTGTTTGGTGATTGGAATCCGTGGAGAATCTTTCTTGGACGGGTTTTTTCTGGCCGAGTTTTTAGAAAAACCTTCGGATGCGATTCTTGCTCTTTGGGGTTTGGTAGCGAAAAAAATTTCCGAAAGTCCTCTCCCTGATCTTTCCGTTTTAAAAGCTTCGTCTTCTTCTTCCATTCTTCGCCCCGAGTTTCCCCGAAAAGAAAATGTCGGCGAATTTTTGGCGGAAATATGTGAGGTCGCCATCGTTCCTGATTGGCTCAAAAGAAGTTCTTGGGTCCGAATTTTGGGCTCTTCCGGTGCGGGAAAAAAGACTCTTGGAAAATGGATTCATCGGACCTTGAGTCCGGAAAAAGGGATTCTCGTTTTAGGGTTTTTGCCCGAACAAATTTCAAAACTGGAAAAGTCTTTTGAAGAATGGTCTCGGATGACAAATTCCGGTACGATTCTAATCGAAGGGGCGCAGAAATTTACTTCGGTCCAACAGAAATTCTTTTTCAAAATTCTATCTGGAGAATCGAGTCCATTTCGTCTCATTTTTACGGAGACAAGCGGACCGGATCCCAACGAAATTTTCAGACCTTTTCGAGAATTTCTTCTTCAGAGGACGATTTCCGTTCCTGAATTTGCGGACCTAAATTCTTCGCAAAAAGAATCCCTGGTTCGGTTTCTCTTAGAGGAACTTAAGGAATCTTTGGGTCGAGAGGACCTTCGACTTTCGGAGGATAATCTGGCCAAGATTCTCCGAATGGATTTTAGGAATAATCTTTCCGGCTTGCGTAATCTTTTGGAAGAATCTATCTTGAGTTCCTCCGGTTCCGAGATCGGAATCCAGGAAAAAAAAGAGCGCAAGGATCGAATTTTAACGATTCCGGATTCGGAAGACTTGGATCTTCGCCGGGCGGTCGAGGCCGTCGAAAGACAAAAAATTCTTCTGGCCCATAAATTGTTCGGCGGAAACCAGATTCGAATGGCGAAGGCCCTCGGAATTTCCCGAGGTTCCTTACAATACAAACTGAAACAGTTGGAGATAGGTTAA